ATCTGTTGCTGTTCATGGCCGTGCTCTACGCGTTGCGCGGGGCGGCCGTGTTGCTGGTGATTGGCGGTGCGTCGGGTCCGGTCGGTGTGGTGATCGGCGCATTGCTGGTGTTGTTTCTGACTCCGTTCGTGATGGCGACCACGTTTCTCGTGGGGCTGTCCGATACCTGGCTCGACATACGGGCGCGGCGAGAGGCGTCGTCGACCCCCGGCTCCTGAGGGAGAGTACGATGAAGAATCTGAAAGTCATTCTGCGGCAGGACATCGACAAGCTTGGCGAGGCGGGCGAGATCGTCACCGTGAAGCCTGGCTTCGCACGCAACTACCTGCTGCCTCGCGGCTACGCCTTCGAGGCGACGACGGCGAACCTGCGCGCGATCGAGGACGAGCGTGCGAAGGGCGAGGCGAAGGCGAAGCGTGACTTCCTCGAGGCACGGCGCCGGGCGTCGAAGCTGGAGGGTGTGTCGCTGACGTTCCACGCGAAGGCGGGCGAGGAGTCGAAGCTGTTCGGCTCGATCACGACGGCGGACATCGCTGACCGCCTGAACACGGAGCAGGGTCTCGGCTTCGATATCGACCGCCGCTCGATCGAGCTGGAAGAGCCGATCAAGTCGCTGGGTGTATTCCCGGTGGCGGTGAAGCTGCACCCGGAGGTAAAGCCGGAGATCAAGGTGTGGGTCATCAAGGCGGAATAGCCCCGGACCTGGCTTCACTTTACGGTTATGGCCGCTGCGCGCATGCAGTTTAAACCTGCGCTCAGCGGCCTTCCTGCATGGCGGTGGTGCGTACTGAACTGACGGTGGTCGGCGCGATGTTCAGGAAGCGGGCGATGACGCCGCCTCTATGGCCAGCCCCCAGCGCGCGTAGAATGAAACGGCGCCGGACCCGCACGACAGCCTTCGTCCTGTAGCCCGCTCGGAGCACCTCGAGCTCCATTTCAGGCGCGAGCTCTGAAAGGGTGCCGCGTGCTATTTCAGGCAGATCCTGCCGGGGGCGGCTGCCCGCCTCATCGAGGATCCGGATCGATGAATAGTTGCTGTTCCAGTGAGCGTCCCCGCCTGCCGTACTCGGCCGCACCGGAGGCAGACCCGCATGTAACCCGTTTTCCTCGGCGGCGCGATGCGCATCCGTGGCGCGCCGCCAATCCATGAAAAGCCGATAGTTGGTCTGGCACCTGATGAGGGTGTCCTCGCCACGTGCCGCGAAAACCCACAATGCCCGTCCCACGGATATACCGTTCCTCGTGCATTCACGCGCTCCAGGCGCGGCATACGCGGCATGCGAGCACCATTCATACGCATCCGGGCTGAGGCACAGGTTGGCCCTGAGAGCGTTGAGGTGGACGTACACGATGGCGTTTCTGAAGTATTCCGCGTCCAGGCATGGCGAAGCCCGGAAACGACGTTCGAAGACATGCCCGTCGTGACCGGTACACCGCTGCACCAGCAGCGCCACACGCCGCAGCAACGGCTGCATGAACTGGCTGAGAGGCTGCCGTCCCTGCACTACGACCATATGCAGGTGGTTGGGCATTACGGCGTAAGCCAGCAGATCCGCGTCACTTCGCCGCGGCGCGTGGAGTATCCGACGCACCACCGCCTGTTCGATCTCGGTGAACCACGCGGCCCGTCCCTGGAGGCGGGCAGTCACGTGAAACGGCGTACCGGGCAGGTGAGGTCTCAATCGGCGTCCCATGGGTCGACGATATCACGGATATCGGGGCGCATCCATGGATGGATGCGGCTTTACCTCAAAGTGAAGCCAGGTCCGGGGCGTCCCGGTGGCCCTTGCTGGCGCGTTCCTGTTATGATAAGGGGCCCCGATTATGCGGATCCTGCAGAAAATCCGGATCGGCCACCCCATACGACCACGGTACATGGCACCTGACGAGACGACTACACAGATAGAAATGACGCCCGTCCTCGAGCGCGCCACGGAGCTGGCCGCCGACCGCAAGGGCGTCGACATGCTGGTGATGGACCTTCGCGGGATCTCCAATGCAACGGACTTCTTCTTTCTGGTCAGCGGCACGTCCGACATGCACGCCCGTTCCATCGCGGAGCACATCATCGAGGAGCTGAAGAAGGAGGGCGTCCGGCCGAGCCACGTCGAGGGTCTCCGGTCCGGGCGCTGGGTCCTGATCGATTACATCGATTTCGTCGTGCACGTTTTCCACCCCGCTGCCCGCGAGTTCTACCAGCTCGAGCGGCTCTGGGGGGACGCACCGGTACAGGCGCTCGAAGAAGAGTAGGAGGCCCATGAGGCGAAGTCTGCTGGCGGTATTGATCGCAGCGTGCTGTGCACCGCTGCTTGTGGCGGACTCCGCCCATGCGCAGTACTTCGGCCGCAACAAGGTGCAGTACCGCGCGTTCGATTTCCAGATCATCCGCACTGAGCACTTCGACGTCTATTACTACCCGCAGGAGCGGGAGGCCGCCCTGGACGCCGCCCGCATGGTTGAGCGTTCCTACGCCCGGCTGTCGCGCGTGCTCCAGCACGAGTTCGACGAGCGCAAGCCGCTCATCATTTACGCCTCGCACACCGATTTCCAGCAGACGAACGCGCTCCCGTGGTTCCTGGACGAGAGCACGGGCGGTGTCACCGAATCGCTGAAGAGCCGCATGATCCTGCCGTTCACCGGGTCCTATGCGGACTTCGACCACGTGCTCACCCATGAGCTGGTGCACGGCTTCCAGTACGACGTGATCTTCCGTCGCGGCGTCGTCAACGAGGCGTCGCCGTTCACGGCCCGCCTGCCGCTCTGGTTCATGGAAGGCATGGCGGAATACCTGTCGATCGGCCGCATTGACGCCCACACGGTGAGCTGGCTGCGCGACGCGGTTCTGAAGGGCTACCTGCGCTCGATCGCGGAGATGTCGCAGCGCGATGACTACCTGTCGTACCGCTTCGGCCAGTCGCTGTGGGCGTTCATCGGCTCGAAGTGGGGCGACGAGGTCGTCGGAATCCTGCTGCAGAAGGCGCCGCGCATCGGTATCGAGCGCGCGTTCACGTCGACGCTCGGTCTCTCGCTCGACGAGCTGAACCAGGAGTGGCAGGCGGAAGTGCGGACGACGTACCTGGCGCAGGTCACCGAGTACGATCAGCCGGACGAGTTTGCCGAGCGGCTGACGAAGCACGACAAGCTCTACGACCCCTGGTATCTCGCTCCGGCCATCTCGCCGGATGGCAACGACTTCGTCTACCTGTCGCAGCATGACGGCTTCGCGTTCGACCTGTGGCTCGCGGACGCGCGCACCGGCAAGGTGAAGAAGCGGCTGGTCGGCAGTGCCCGCGACGCCGGCCTGGAGTCGCTGCGCTATATGAACTCGGGCGCGTCGTTCTCGCACGACGGTCGCTACATCGCGTTCGCCGCGAAGGATGGCGGCCAGGACGCTCTGTACGTATACGACATGCAGCGCAACCGGATGTCGAGGAAGATGAAGTTCGATCTGAACGGCATCTCCGCGCCGAGCTGGGCGCCCGATGGCAGCCGCATCGTCTTTACTGGCCTGGACGGCGGCATCAGCGACCTGTTCGTCACCGACCTCGACGGCAATCTCACGCGGCTGACGAACGACCGCTACGCGGACCTGCTGCCGGCATGGTCGCCGGACGGCTCGCGCATCGCGTTCACGACCGACAGAAGCGGCACCGATCTCGATCTGCTCGTATACGGCAACACGCGCATCGCGGTCATGGACGCAGCCACGCATCGGATCGACGTGCTGCCGCAGCAGGAGGAGGGCAAGAACATCAATCCTGCGTGGTCGCCCGACGGCACGAAGCTGATCTGGGTAAGCGATCGCGACGGCACGAACAATCTCTATCTCTATGACCTGCAGCAGGGCGAGCTGTCGCAGATCACCGACGTCCTGTCCGGCGTGATCGCGGTCACTCCGCTGAGCCCGGTGATCTCGTGGTCGCGCAGCGGTCGCATGCTGTTCACGTACTTCCACAACGCCGGCTACGACACGTACGCGGTGGACGATCCGCTGGCGCTCCCGCGCCGCAGGGTGCTTCCGTCGCTCGTCGCCTCACGCGCCGGCTCTGAGCCGGCAGCAGCCGATCCCGCGACTGCGGTGCCCGCGAACCGCGCTGCCGACTCAGCGGCTGTTCTGCCCGGCGCGGCGTCCGACTCCACGCTCGCTGCCCCCGCGGACAGCACCCCGACACCGGCAGTACCGGCCAACGGAGTCGCCGACTCCACCGCGTTGCCAGTGACCGCCGCCGCGGATACCGCGGTTGCGGCGCCGCCGCTCGGAGCGCGGCCGCCGCAGGCTACGCTCAGCGATTCAGCCGGCACAGCGGTGCTCGCGGGCGGAAAGCCGCTGCAGACGCCCGTCGCACAGCGGCCGGGATTTGTGTCGTCGTATTACCGCGATCCGGACGGTGAATTCCGTCGCAGTGCGCTCGAGCTGCCCGGCGATCCGAACGCTCCCGCGCCCGTGTCGGTCATCGCGCTGCTGGACAGTGCTGCGCTCGCGCTGCCGGATACGAGCGTGTTCGAGCTGCGTGATTACAAGGTGAAGCTCACGCCCGATGTGATCGGTCGTCCGAGCATCGGCGCGGAGGTCGGCGGCTATTACGGCAATGGCGTATACGGCGGCAGCTACATCTCGCTGTCGGACATGCTCGGCAACCACAACCTCATGGTTTCGGGCAGCATCAACGGATCGCTGTCCGATGCCAGTTTCTTCAGCGCGTACACATTCCTGAAGCGCCGTATGAACCTGAGCGCTGCGCTCTGGCAGGTGCCGCTCTATCGCTACGTCGGCGGCGGATATTTCCCGCTCGACATCGGCGGCGAGCAGCGCGAGGTCGCGGCGAACATCTTCCTGCGCGACGTGATCCGCGGTGGCCAGGTCGGTCTGTCGTATCCGTTCAGCACGTTCCGCCGCGTCGAGCTGAACATGACGGGGGTCAACTACCAGAGCGACATCCTGTATCGCGGCTATGACACGCGCACATTCAAGCCGATCGAGATCGACCAGTCGTCGGCGGGCTTCTCGTATGCCCAGCCGGAGGTCGCGATGGTATTCGACAACTCGCTGTTCGGCTGGACGGGTCCGGTCGTCGGCCGTCGCTACCGTATCCAGCTGTCACGCACGTTCGGTGACATACGGTTCAACGAGGCGCTCGTCGACTTCCGGAACTACGCGAACTGGAAGCAGAAGGTCGTATTTGCGACGCGTTTCGTCGGGCTGAGCCGGTTCGGCGGTGAGGCAGAGCGCTTCGGGCTCTACTGGGGCAGCCCCTACTACATCCGCGGCTACGACTACAACTCGTTCAAGCCATCGAGCGGTGAGTGCGAGGACTCGCGGCACTGGGGCGAGCGGACGTCGCTCTCGCGCTGTCCCGTCCGCGACCAGCTGGTCGGCGCGAGCGCAGCGTTCGTCAATGCCGAGGTGCGCTTCCCGATCATCACCGAGCTGCAGATCGGCTTCCTCGGCAGCTTCCCGCCGGTGGACGCCGTCGCGTTCTTCGATGGCGGCATGGCGTGGGATGGCCGCGTGTGCGCGATCACGGACTACAGCCGTGCTGACAACTGCGCTGCGGGCGCGAGTCACGACGTCTCTATCACCTGGGACCGTAAGGCGGGCGAGGATCCGTTCCTGGTGCGGGAACCGCTGTTCAGCTACGGACTCGGCCTGCGCATCAACGTGTTCTACACGGTCCTGCGCCTGGACTACGCCTGGCCTGTGAACCGTGCGGACCGCAGCGGGATGCTCTCGTTCAGCTTCGGCCCGAGCTTCTAGCCCTGCTTCGCGGCTCCGAGACGCCACGTCACGG
This window of the Longimicrobiales bacterium genome carries:
- the rplI gene encoding 50S ribosomal protein L9; translated protein: MKNLKVILRQDIDKLGEAGEIVTVKPGFARNYLLPRGYAFEATTANLRAIEDERAKGEAKAKRDFLEARRRASKLEGVSLTFHAKAGEESKLFGSITTADIADRLNTEQGLGFDIDRRSIELEEPIKSLGVFPVAVKLHPEVKPEIKVWVIKAE
- a CDS encoding BamA/TamA family outer membrane protein — its product is MRRSLLAVLIAACCAPLLVADSAHAQYFGRNKVQYRAFDFQIIRTEHFDVYYYPQEREAALDAARMVERSYARLSRVLQHEFDERKPLIIYASHTDFQQTNALPWFLDESTGGVTESLKSRMILPFTGSYADFDHVLTHELVHGFQYDVIFRRGVVNEASPFTARLPLWFMEGMAEYLSIGRIDAHTVSWLRDAVLKGYLRSIAEMSQRDDYLSYRFGQSLWAFIGSKWGDEVVGILLQKAPRIGIERAFTSTLGLSLDELNQEWQAEVRTTYLAQVTEYDQPDEFAERLTKHDKLYDPWYLAPAISPDGNDFVYLSQHDGFAFDLWLADARTGKVKKRLVGSARDAGLESLRYMNSGASFSHDGRYIAFAAKDGGQDALYVYDMQRNRMSRKMKFDLNGISAPSWAPDGSRIVFTGLDGGISDLFVTDLDGNLTRLTNDRYADLLPAWSPDGSRIAFTTDRSGTDLDLLVYGNTRIAVMDAATHRIDVLPQQEEGKNINPAWSPDGTKLIWVSDRDGTNNLYLYDLQQGELSQITDVLSGVIAVTPLSPVISWSRSGRMLFTYFHNAGYDTYAVDDPLALPRRRVLPSLVASRAGSEPAAADPATAVPANRAADSAAVLPGAASDSTLAAPADSTPTPAVPANGVADSTALPVTAAADTAVAAPPLGARPPQATLSDSAGTAVLAGGKPLQTPVAQRPGFVSSYYRDPDGEFRRSALELPGDPNAPAPVSVIALLDSAALALPDTSVFELRDYKVKLTPDVIGRPSIGAEVGGYYGNGVYGGSYISLSDMLGNHNLMVSGSINGSLSDASFFSAYTFLKRRMNLSAALWQVPLYRYVGGGYFPLDIGGEQREVAANIFLRDVIRGGQVGLSYPFSTFRRVELNMTGVNYQSDILYRGYDTRTFKPIEIDQSSAGFSYAQPEVAMVFDNSLFGWTGPVVGRRYRIQLSRTFGDIRFNEALVDFRNYANWKQKVVFATRFVGLSRFGGEAERFGLYWGSPYYIRGYDYNSFKPSSGECEDSRHWGERTSLSRCPVRDQLVGASAAFVNAEVRFPIITELQIGFLGSFPPVDAVAFFDGGMAWDGRVCAITDYSRADNCAAGASHDVSITWDRKAGEDPFLVREPLFSYGLGLRINVFYTVLRLDYAWPVNRADRSGMLSFSFGPSF
- a CDS encoding transposase, with product MGRRLRPHLPGTPFHVTARLQGRAAWFTEIEQAVVRRILHAPRRSDADLLAYAVMPNHLHMVVVQGRQPLSQFMQPLLRRVALLVQRCTGHDGHVFERRFRASPCLDAEYFRNAIVYVHLNALRANLCLSPDAYEWCSHAAYAAPGARECTRNGISVGRALWVFAARGEDTLIRCQTNYRLFMDWRRATDAHRAAEENGLHAGLPPVRPSTAGGDAHWNSNYSSIRILDEAGSRPRQDLPEIARGTLSELAPEMELEVLRAGYRTKAVVRVRRRFILRALGAGHRGGVIARFLNIAPTTVSSVRTTAMQEGR
- the rsfS gene encoding ribosome silencing factor, with protein sequence MAPDETTTQIEMTPVLERATELAADRKGVDMLVMDLRGISNATDFFFLVSGTSDMHARSIAEHIIEELKKEGVRPSHVEGLRSGRWVLIDYIDFVVHVFHPAAREFYQLERLWGDAPVQALEEE